From Coffea arabica cultivar ET-39 chromosome 2e, Coffea Arabica ET-39 HiFi, whole genome shotgun sequence, the proteins below share one genomic window:
- the LOC140036633 gene encoding uncharacterized protein — translation MTTVQPTTGLPKKAKLQNPPAGFKRMGRASPFIRYGLPMISLTVLGTLGLGYLLQGSKDIAKVKDDQEWEIIETRKALSRTGPVNAYNPKKISLEEELKALQEKVDINNYEYKRIPKPKESA, via the exons ATGACAACTGTTCAGCCAACTACGGGTCTACCTAAGAAAGCAAAGCTGCAAAATCCACCTGCAGGGTTTAAAAGAATGGGCAGGGCCTCACCCTTTATAAGATATGGTCTACCTATGATCTCACTTACTGTGTTAGGGACACTCGGTCTCGGCTATCTGCTGCAAGGAAG CAAGGACATTGCTAAAGTGAAGGATGATCAAGAATGGGAGATCATTGAGACAAGAAAAGCGCTATCAAGAACTGGGCCAGTCAATGCCTACAACCCTAAAAAGATTTCACTGGAGGAAGAGCTTAAG GCTTTGCAAGAGAAGGTTGACATCAACAACTACGAGTATAAGAGGATCCCTAAGCCTAAGGAAAGCGCATGA
- the LOC113723859 gene encoding synaptotagmin-3-like isoform X3, translating to MEPAIKWAGNPDILVTVKLASLRILIQLVDIQIEAAPRITLKPLVPTLPCFTNIVVSLMEKPQVDFGLKVLGGDIMSIPGLYRYVQETIKKQVSSLYLWPRFLEIPILDASTVAAKKPVGILHVRVVRAMKLLKMDLLGLSDPYVKLSLSGDRLPTKKTTIKKKTLYPEWNENFKLIVKEPQSQFLLIDVYDWDKVGAHDRLGMQVYPLKLLNANETKELTLDLLKSTDITDLHNKKQRGQIVLELRYAPFREDSASFSGPLDRFSRKASIIDTKSSNESYSGAGLLSVTVYGAEDVEGSRHNNPYALIIFRGEKRKSKMIRRTRDPAWNEEFQFTLDEPPVSEKIRVEVMSKRTRFGLQSKESLGYVEINLADVVNNGRMNEKYHLIDSKYGQIHVELRWKTV from the exons ATGGAGCCAGCAATTAAGTGGGCGGGAAATCCTGACATATTAGTCACCGTAAAGTTAGCATCTTTAAGAATCTTAATCCAG TTGGTGGACATACAAATTGAAGCAGCTCCACGTATCACATTAAAGCCTCTCGTTCCAACACTTCCATGTTTTACAAACATTGTTGTATCCTTAATGGAGAAG CCACAGGTTGACTTTGGATTGAAAGTGCTGGGTGGAGACATCATGTCTATTCCTGGCCTATATCGTTATGTTCAG GAAACTATCAAAAAACAAGTATCAAGCCTCTACCTGTGGCCACGGTTCCTTGaaattccaattcttgatgCTTCAAC TGTGGCTGCTAAGAAGCCTGTTGGGATATTACATGTAAGAGTTGTACGAGCCATGAAGCTCTTGAAGATGGACTTGCTCGGACTTTCAGATCCTTACGTTAAACTAAGTCTGAGTGGAGACAGGTTGCCCACTAAGAAAACTACCATCAAGAAGAAGACCTTATACCCTGAGTGGAATGAGAATTTTAAGCTAATTGTGAAGGAACCTCAGTCTCAGTTTCTTCTTATAGATGTCTATGATTGGGACAAG GTTGGAGCACATGACAGGCTGGGAATGCAAGTTTATCCTTTGAAGCTTCTAAATGCAAACGAGACAAAAGAGTTGACACTAGACCTGCTTAAGAGTACAGATATAACTGATCTTCATAATAAGAAGCAGAGAGGCCAAATTGTGCTTGAGCTGAGGTACGCTCCTTTCAGAGAAGACAGTGCTTCGTTTAGCGGGCCTCTTGACAGATTCAGTAGGAAAGCAAGCATAATTGACACTAAATCCAGCAATGAGAGTTACAGCGGAGCTGGTTTACTTTCGGTTACTGTTTATGGAGCTGAGGATGTAGAAGGGTCACGTCACAACAATCCATACGCTCTGATAATTTTCCGAGGAGAAAAAAGGAAATCAAAG ATGATCAGGAGAACTCGTGATCCAGCATGGAATGAAGAGTTCCAGTTTACGCTGGATGAGCCTCCTGTTTCTGAGAAGATTCGTGTGGAGGTCATGAGTAAGCGTACACGATTCGGATTGCAATCAAAG GAATCACTGGGATATGTGGAAATCAACCTTGCTGATGTTGTGAACAATGGAAGAATGAATGAAAAATaccatttaattgattcaaagtaTGGACAGATACATGTTGAATTACGATGGAAAACAGTATAA
- the LOC113723859 gene encoding synaptotagmin-3-like isoform X2, producing MLLRNLEDPKGKALDKLDTTEMQDLMPEIPWWVKNPDYERVDWLNKFIHDMWPFIDKASHGTIRSIAEPIFADYIGMCKIESIEFEKISLGTLSPTIHGLKVYETNESELVMEPAIKWAGNPDILVTVKLASLRILIQLVDIQIEAAPRITLKPLVPTLPCFTNIVVSLMEKPQVDFGLKVLGGDIMSIPGLYRYVQETIKKQVSSLYLWPRFLEIPILDASTVAAKKPVGILHVRVVRAMKLLKMDLLGLSDPYVKLSLSGDRLPTKKTTIKKKTLYPEWNENFKLIVKEPQSQFLLIDVYDWDKVGAHDRLGMQVYPLKLLNANETKELTLDLLKSTDITDLHNKKQRGQIVLELRYAPFREDSASFSGPLDRFSRKASIIDTKSSNESYSGAGLLSVTVYGAEDVEGSRHNNPYALIIFRGEKRKSKMIRRTRDPAWNEEFQFTLDEPPVSEKIRVEVMSKRTRFGLQSKESLGYVEINLADVVNNGRMNEKYHLIDSKYGQIHVELRWKTV from the exons GTAGACTGGTTAAACAAATTTATTCATGACATGTGGCCTTTCATTGATAAG GCAAGCCATGGAACCATTAGAAGCATAGCAGAGCCTATATTTGCTGACTACATAGGGATGTGTAAGATAGAatcaattgaatttgaaaaaataagcCTTGGAACTCTTTCACCAACAATTCATG GTCTTAAAGTTTACGAGACAAATGAGAGTGAACTAGTAATGGAGCCAGCAATTAAGTGGGCGGGAAATCCTGACATATTAGTCACCGTAAAGTTAGCATCTTTAAGAATCTTAATCCAG TTGGTGGACATACAAATTGAAGCAGCTCCACGTATCACATTAAAGCCTCTCGTTCCAACACTTCCATGTTTTACAAACATTGTTGTATCCTTAATGGAGAAG CCACAGGTTGACTTTGGATTGAAAGTGCTGGGTGGAGACATCATGTCTATTCCTGGCCTATATCGTTATGTTCAG GAAACTATCAAAAAACAAGTATCAAGCCTCTACCTGTGGCCACGGTTCCTTGaaattccaattcttgatgCTTCAAC TGTGGCTGCTAAGAAGCCTGTTGGGATATTACATGTAAGAGTTGTACGAGCCATGAAGCTCTTGAAGATGGACTTGCTCGGACTTTCAGATCCTTACGTTAAACTAAGTCTGAGTGGAGACAGGTTGCCCACTAAGAAAACTACCATCAAGAAGAAGACCTTATACCCTGAGTGGAATGAGAATTTTAAGCTAATTGTGAAGGAACCTCAGTCTCAGTTTCTTCTTATAGATGTCTATGATTGGGACAAG GTTGGAGCACATGACAGGCTGGGAATGCAAGTTTATCCTTTGAAGCTTCTAAATGCAAACGAGACAAAAGAGTTGACACTAGACCTGCTTAAGAGTACAGATATAACTGATCTTCATAATAAGAAGCAGAGAGGCCAAATTGTGCTTGAGCTGAGGTACGCTCCTTTCAGAGAAGACAGTGCTTCGTTTAGCGGGCCTCTTGACAGATTCAGTAGGAAAGCAAGCATAATTGACACTAAATCCAGCAATGAGAGTTACAGCGGAGCTGGTTTACTTTCGGTTACTGTTTATGGAGCTGAGGATGTAGAAGGGTCACGTCACAACAATCCATACGCTCTGATAATTTTCCGAGGAGAAAAAAGGAAATCAAAG ATGATCAGGAGAACTCGTGATCCAGCATGGAATGAAGAGTTCCAGTTTACGCTGGATGAGCCTCCTGTTTCTGAGAAGATTCGTGTGGAGGTCATGAGTAAGCGTACACGATTCGGATTGCAATCAAAG GAATCACTGGGATATGTGGAAATCAACCTTGCTGATGTTGTGAACAATGGAAGAATGAATGAAAAATaccatttaattgattcaaagtaTGGACAGATACATGTTGAATTACGATGGAAAACAGTATAA
- the LOC140036634 gene encoding E3 ubiquitin-protein ligase WAV3-like yields the protein MGSKWRKVKLALGMNLCVYSPRTGNDDDSSPTSEILSNAALLSPSTDGSLHNTSPSPSPTSGSQGHGFRLSKSLSRSSKKTCSICLASMNRGDGHAIFTAECSHSFHFQCIASNVKHGNQICPVCRAKWNEIPLQYPNLDPPPGRARVNPVDWPQHNALMTVVRRLPPPRPNPNRINAPPCQTPEPAIFNDDESLGHQSDSSERSSSGKNVAENDGQRTMKIKTYTEVPAVLRFNAADNFTILINLKAPAPNSSVNMSRNQANSPQVSQTSRAPVDLVTVLDVSGSMAGTKLALLKRAMGFVIQNLGPNDRLAVIAFSSTARRLFPLRRMSETGRQQALQAVNSLVANGGTNIAEGLRKGAKVMEDRREKNPVASIILLSDGQDTYTVSNMGSSQQQPNYQLLLPLSIHNESSSNFKIPVHAFGFGADHDASSMHSISEMSGGTFSFIETEGVIQDAFAQCIGGLLSVVVKDLQVNIECVDPRVSLGSLKAGSYRNRVMSDGRMGTIDVGDLYADEERDFLVSVNVPTEISSTETALIRVKCVYNDPLTKGSVTVGSDEVRIRRPDEAGQQSASVEVDRQQNRLRAAEAMLLARTTAEKGDLSGAASILENCRKVLSETVSAKSHDRLCIALDAELKEMQERLASRHVYEASGRAYILSGLSSHSWQRATARGDSTDGSSLVQAYQTPSMTEMLNRSQATLLGSPSAQRLIRPVLSFASHPKPR from the exons atggggAGCAAATGGAGAAAAGTGAAGCTGGCTCTTGGGATGAATCTTTGTGTTTATAGTCCAAGAACTGGGAATGATGATGACTCTTCTCCAACGTCCGAGATACTTTCCAACGCAGCACTGctctctccgtccaccgatggTAGCCTCCACAATacttctccttctccttctcctaCTTCAGGGTCTCAGGGCCATGGGTTCAGGTTGTCCAAGAGCTTGAGCAGGTCTTCTAAG AAGACGTGCTCGATATGTTTAGCCTCAATGAACCGTGGAGATGGTCATGCGATATTCACTGCCGAATGTTCACATTCTTTTCACTTCCAGTGTATTGCTTCCAATGTAAAACATGGAAACCAAATTTGCCCAGTTTGTAGAGCAAAGTGGAACGAGATTCCCCTGCAGTATCCAAATTTGGATCCTCCCCCTGGAAGGGCTAGAGTTAATCCTGTCGATTGGCCCCAACATAATGCTCTAATGACTGTAGTGCGCAGACTCCCTCCACCTCGTCCTAATCCTAATCGAATCAATGCACCTCCATGTCAGACTCCTGAGCCTGCTATCTTCAATGATGATGAATCTTTGGGTCATCAGTCTGACTCTAGTGAGAGAAGCTCTTCAGGCAAGAATGTTGCAGAAAATGATGGCCAAAGAACAATGAAAATCAAAACATACACAGAAGTTCCAGCTGTCCTCCGGTTCAATGCTGCTGATAACTTCACGATCTTAATTAATCTCAAAGCTCCAGCTCCAAATTCCAGTGTGAACATGAGTAGAAACCAGGCAAATTCACCCCAAGTTTCCCAAACATCTCGTGCACCTGTTGACCTTGTCACGGTTCTAGATGTCAGTGGCAGCATGGCAGGTACCAAGCTTGCATTGCTCAAGCGAGCTATGGGGTTTGTGATACAGAACCTTGGTCCCAATGACAGGCTTGCAGTAATTGCCTTCTCATCAACCGCCCGCCGGTTGTTTCCCCTTCGTAGGATGTCTGAAACAGGACGGCAGCAAGCACTGCAAGCTGTTAACTCTTTAGTTGCAAATGGAGGGACAAACATTGCTGAAGGCTTGCGCAAGGGTGCCAAGGTAATGGAAGATCGTAGAGAAAAGAACCCTGTTGCCAGTATTATATTGCTATCTGATGGGCAAGATACATATACAGTTAGTAACATGGGGAGCAGTCAACAGCAACCAAATTACCAACTTCTTCTTCCATTGTCTATCCACAATGAAAGTAGTTCTAATTTTAAGATTCCAGTGCATGCTTTTGGGTTCGGGGCAGACCATGATGCTTCATCAATGCACTCAATCTCAGAGATGTCTGGAGGAACCTTCTCTTTCATTGAAACAGAAGGTGTAATCCAGGATGCATTTGCTCAGTGCATTGGTGGACTTTTGAGTGTTGTGGTCAAGGACCTGCAGGTGAATATTGAGTGTGTTGATCCAAGAGTCAGTCTTGGTTCTTTAAAAGCTGGAAGCTACCGCAATCGCGTGATGTCGGATGGACGCATGGGAACTATTGATGTTGGCGACCTGTATGCTGATGAGGAACGAGACTTTCTAGTTTCAGTTAATGTCCCAACAGAAATTTCAAGCACTGAAACTGCATTGATAAGGGTGAAATGTGTTTACAATGATCCTTTGACAAAAGGCTCGGTGACTGTTGGAAGTGATGAAGTTAGGATTAGAAGACCTGATGAAGCTGGACAACAAAGTGCATCAGTTGAAGTGGATAGGCAACAGAACAGGCTGCGTGCGGCTGAGGCGATGCTCCTAGCGCGAACTACGGCTGAGAAAGGAGACCTGTCTGGTGCAGCATCTATTCTTGAAAACTGTCGCAAGGTGTTGTCAGAAACTGTTTCGGCCAAGTCTCATGATCGGCTATGCATTGCACTTGATGCTGAGCTTAAAGAAATGCAAGAGAGACTGGCAAGCAGACATGTGTATGAAGCATCAGGAAGGGCATATATTCTTTCAGGACTAAGCTCACACTCATGGCAGAGAGCAACAGCACGAGGTGACTCGACGGATGGTTCAAGCCTGGTTCAGGCCTATCAAACCCCGTCAATGACCGAGATGCTGAATCGGTCTCAGGCTACCCTACTAGGTAGTCCTTCAGCTCAGAGGCTCATTCGACCTGTTTTATCATTTGCATCACATCCAAAGCCAAGGTGA
- the LOC113725806 gene encoding dolichyl-diphosphooligosaccharide--protein glycosyltransferase subunit 1B, translated as MLFNLNSAAMEASGRRPRLLLQICLIFSTLILTFFSPVVRSSSTLDLQILSAERRVDLSSHIIRVSLTLKVENVGTSPASEILLAFSPAQVDHLAWIKAGALVGKKRKKSSLPLDVKPSNILDGPNGTKYYSVFFTSQLGSGESVSLEVLYVLTHSLEPFPVEISQSESQLVYFRDSAVILSPYHIKSQETSFRTPTNKVESFSRVEPTDRSGTELKYGPYEERPSYSYSPVIIHFENNNPFAVVEELVREIEISHWGNLQITDHYKLAHAGARQKGGFSRVEYQSKQPFGGSASFKHLLAELPPRVHSVYYRDDIGNISSSRLRIGAKKSELLIEPRYPLFGGWKATFVIGYGVPVHDYLFESADGSRYLSYSFGCPLAETVVDKLTIKVVLPEGSEDPSAVIPFQVEQRLEKKHSYLDVVGRTVLVLEKKNVVPDHNSPFQVHYKFNPVFMLAEPLMLVLGFFLLFVASIAYLHMDIAIRKS; from the exons ATGCTCTTCAATCTTAATTCCGCAGCAATGGAGGCGAGTGGTCGTCGTCCTCGTCTTCTTCTGCAAATCTGCCTAATTTTCTCAACGTTAATATTAACCTTCTTCTCTCCGGTCGTCAGATCGTCATCGACGCTGGACCTTCAGATTCTCAGTGCCGAGCGTAGA GTTGACTTGAGTTCGCatataattagggtttccttgACGCTTAAG GTTGAAAATGTTGGCACATCTCCAGCTTCTGAAATTCTTCTTGCCTTCTCACCTGCACAAGTTGATCATTTAGCATGGATTAAAGCAGGAGCCCTTGTcgggaagaagaggaagaaatcTTCACTGCCGCTTGATGTAAAACCAAGCAACATACTGGATGGTCCAAATGGAACTAAATACTACTCTGTATTTTTTACCAGCCAACTTGGGAGTGGTGAATCTGTATCCCTAGAAGTACTTTATGTGTTGACTCATTCTCTTGAGCCTTTTCCTGTAGAGATAAGCCAATCCGAGTCTCAGTTGGTTTATTTCCGTGACAGTGCAGTGATACTGTCACCTTACCATATTAAAAGTCAGGAAACATCTTTTAGGACACCAACTAACAAAGTTGAATCATTCTCCAGAGTGGAACCAACTGACCGCTCTGGAACAGAACTAAAATATGGACCGTATGAGGAGCGCCCTTCTTACTCGTACAGTCCTGTAATTATTCATTTTGAGAATAATAATCCATTTGCTGTTGTTGAGGAGCTTGTTCGTGAAATTGAAATATCCCACTGGGGAAATCTTCAGATAACTGACCATTATAAATTGGCACATGCTGGTGCTCGACAAAAAGGTGGCTTTTCAAG GGTTGAATATCAATCTAAGCAACCTTTTGGTGGTTCAGCTTCATTTAAGCATCTTTTGGCAGAGCTGCCCCCAAGGGTTCACTCTGTCTACTATAGGGATGATATAGGGAATATTTCGTCATCACGATTACGGATAGGTGCTAAGAAG TCAGAGCTGTTAATAGAGCCTCGCTATCCTCTATTTGGAGGCTGGAAAGCAACTTTTGTCATTGGATATGGGGTGCCAGTACATGATTATCTTTTTGAGTCAGCTGATGGTTCACGTTACCTGAGTTACAGTTTTGGATGCCCCCTTGCTGAGACTGTAGTGGACAAGTTAACTATAAAA GTAGTGCTGCCTGAGGGATCAGAAGACCCTTCTGCAGTGATTCCTTTTCAAGTGGAACAAAGGCTGGAG AAGAAGCACTCCTACCTTGATGTTGTGGGAAGGACTGTGTTGGTTCTGGAGAAGAAAAATGTAGTTCCTGATCATAACTCTCCTTTCCAG GTCCATTACAAGTTCAATCCAGTATTCATGCTTGCAGAGCCATTGATGCTAGTTTTGGGCTTTTTCCTCCTCTTTGTTGCCAGCATTGCTTACCTGCACATGGACATCGCAATACGCAAATCTTGA